Proteins encoded together in one Micromonospora kangleipakensis window:
- a CDS encoding helix-turn-helix transcriptional regulator, translating to MDVASGDVRGTTERVLTLLGLLQQRQVWTGPELADRLGVTPRTVRRDVERLRTLGYPVHASQGVGGGYQLGPGQDLPPLLLDDEEAIATAVSLLADAGGGVASAGDAALRALTKLDRVLPTRLRHEVRALSGSVESFGGGRTPVDPEVLMTLARACRDEVEAGFDYPSGSEVRRRRVEPYRLVASDRRWYLLAYDLDRDDWRSFRVDRMTDVSARTWRFRPRPAPDAATYVQEGVASRVYPHQARFLVHASADTVRAQIPASAAVVRRRGSELCEVLSGAGSLDFVLMHVLLLGHDFEVLDPPELGRRCRALAERLLSAGATISPVPDMEVS from the coding sequence ATGGACGTGGCAAGCGGTGACGTGCGGGGGACGACGGAGCGGGTGCTCACCCTGCTCGGGCTGCTGCAGCAGCGCCAGGTCTGGACCGGCCCCGAGCTCGCCGACCGGCTCGGGGTCACGCCGCGCACGGTACGGCGTGATGTCGAGCGGCTGCGCACGCTCGGCTATCCGGTGCACGCCAGCCAGGGTGTCGGCGGCGGCTACCAGCTCGGCCCGGGGCAGGACCTGCCGCCGCTGCTTCTCGACGACGAGGAGGCGATCGCCACCGCGGTCTCGCTGCTCGCCGACGCGGGTGGCGGGGTCGCCAGCGCCGGCGACGCCGCACTCCGGGCGCTGACCAAGCTCGACCGGGTGCTGCCCACCCGGCTGCGGCACGAGGTGCGCGCGCTCTCCGGCTCGGTGGAGTCATTCGGCGGAGGCCGTACGCCGGTCGACCCCGAGGTGCTGATGACGCTGGCCAGAGCCTGCCGCGACGAGGTCGAGGCCGGCTTCGACTACCCGTCCGGGAGCGAGGTGCGACGGCGGCGGGTCGAGCCCTACCGCCTCGTCGCCTCCGACCGGCGCTGGTACCTCCTCGCCTACGACCTCGATCGCGACGACTGGCGCAGCTTCCGCGTCGACCGGATGACCGATGTGTCTGCACGGACCTGGCGCTTCCGCCCGCGCCCGGCGCCCGACGCGGCGACGTACGTGCAGGAGGGTGTGGCGAGTCGGGTCTACCCGCACCAGGCGCGCTTCCTCGTGCACGCGTCGGCCGACACGGTGCGCGCGCAGATTCCGGCGTCGGCGGCCGTCGTACGACGGCGAGGGAGCGAGCTCTGCGAGGTGCTCAGTGGCGCTGGCAGCCTCGACTTCGTGCTCATGCACGTGCTCCTGCTGGGGCACGACTTCGAGGTACTCGACCCTCCGGAGCTCGGGAGGCGCTGTCGCGCGCTGGCGGAGAGACTGCTGTCGGCCGGTGCAACGATCTCACCGGTGCCGGACATGGAGGTGTCATGA